GACAACCTAGCATCCGCTGTTGGTCCTTTCAACATTCGGGCAAATGTGGTTGACTCTGCCTGTACTGAAAGCGCTCGCATTCGCCTAGAAGGTGGGCCATTCCCGAATCGCTGCGAGAACAACCTACCTTTTACGGCCTTCGGGGACCCATCCACCATGGATATAGAAGACGAAGCTGCCAACTATGTCAAGAGAGCAAGGAAAATCCCTCCTGGAAGCTACACGATTAAAGCGACACCTTCGACTGGTCCAGGATGTTCAAGCGGAAGCCAAGGAGATGAAGTGGCAGTCACCTTCATCGTTCCAGATCCGTCTACCAGTCCCTCGATGGGTCCCAGCGGCGTCATCACGTCGGATCCAACTGTCACCCCAAACGCGAGTCCATCGCAAGAGCCTAGCGTTGCTCCGTCTGACCGTCCCTCGATGGGTCCCAGCGGCGTCATCACGTCGGATCCAACTGTCACCCCAAATGCGAGTCCATCGCAAGAGCCTAGCCTTGCTCCGTCTGACCGTCCCTCGATGGGTCCCAGCGGCGTCATCACGTCGGATCCAACTGTCACCCTAAATGTGAGTCCATCGCAAGAGCCTAGCGTTGCTCCGTCTGACCGTCCCTCGATGGGTCCCAGCGGCGTCATCACGTCGGATCCAACTGTCACCCCAAATGCAAGTCCATCGCAAGAGCCTAGCCTTGCTCCGTCTGACCGTCCCTCGATGGGTCCCAGCGGCGTCATCACGTCGGATCCAACTGTCACCCCAAATGCGAGTCCATCGCAAGAGCCTAGCCTTGCTCCGTCTGACCGTCCCTCGATGGGTCCCAGCGGCGTCATCACGTCGGATCCAACTGTCACCCCAAATGCAAGTCCATCGCAAGAGCCTAGCCTTGCTCCGTCTGACCGTCCCTCGATGGGTCCCAGCGGCGTCATCACGTCGGATCCAACTGTCACCCCAAATGTGAGTCCATCGCAAGAGCCTAGCCTTGCTCCGTCTGACCGTCCCTCGATGGGTCCCAGCAACGTCGACGTCTTCCCTTCAATGGCCCCAATGAATGTTGGAAACCCATTGGGGACAACACCCCTTCCTATATTTACACCAACGCGAGTACCAACAGGGTGTCCAGATACGCAGCTGTGTGGAGGCGAATGCCTTGAACTTTCTGATCGTTGCTGCTCTGACGGAACCAGATCTATTCCAGGAACAAATGGTGAATGCTCCTGTGGCATCGGTGACGATTCCTTTTGTATTGCTGGTAAAAAGTGCTGCAAAGAGACAAATGGCCTTGGAAAATGTCTCTTAGAAAACCAATGTTGCCCAGCGGATTGCCCAGGAGGCTCTTTCGAAAACTCCAAATGTTGTTTTGACGGAACATGTGTTGCCTCTGATGAGTGTTGCCCTGGCGAGGGATTTTGCGACATGCGCTGTGTAGCGGGCCTTCGCGAATGCTGTTTAGGGCGACCAATCCTCAATGTAACAAACAGGAACTTACAGTGCTGCGACGGTAAGCTTACACAGACACCATGTGGAATATGCGGCGGCAGACAGTGCAGCTCCGGGGAGTGCGTTTCCGCTGGAGAGTGCTGCCCCGATGAGGGTCTGTGCGGGACGCGTTGTGTGGCGGATCTTCGCGAATGCTGTGAAGGACAGCCAATCCTCAATAGTACAAGCGCGAACTTCAAATGCTGTGATGGTGTGCGCACCCAGACAACGTGTGGTGTATGTGGTGGTAAGCAGTGCAGCTCCGGCGAATGTATTTCCGTTGACGAGTGTTGCCCCAACGAAACGCGATGTGGGACACGGTGCGTTGCTGATATCCGTGAATGCTGCAATGGGTTACCAATCTTCAATATCTCAAGTGAGAATTACAAATGCTGTGATGGTGTGCGTACCCAGACGACATGTGGTGTGTGCGACGGCAGACAGTGTCCGTCCGGCGAATGCGTAGCTGCCAACGAGTGTTGCCCCGACGAGACACGGTGCGGGACTCGCTGTGAACCAAATCTCCGCGAATGCTGCGGAGGGCTGCCAATCCTTAACAACACAAGTGAAAATTTCAGGTGTTGTGACGGCGTACGCACCCAAACAACATGTGGTGTATGCGATGCTAGAGAGTGTGGATCGGGTGAATGTGTATCCGCTGACGAGTGTTGCCCCGAAGAGACTCGATGTGGGACGCGTTGTGAGCCAAACCTCCGTGAATGCTGTGATGGACGGCCCATTTATAACACTACAGCAAACGACAACGAAGTATGCTGCAATGGTGTGCGTACACAGACTGCATGCGGTGAATGCAATCGTAGAGAGTGTACAACCGGCGAATGCGTGTCTGCTGACGAGTGCTGCCCCAACGAAACACGGTGCGGTACGACTTGTGAACCGAATCTCCGTGAATGTTGCGAAGGACAGCCCATTTATAACACTTCATCAAGTGAGAACTTGCTATGCTGTAATGGTGTACCTACCCAAACTTCATGTGGTGCATGCGGTGA
The sequence above is a segment of the Phaeodactylum tricornutum CCAP 1055/1 chromosome 10, whole genome shotgun sequence genome. Coding sequences within it:
- a CDS encoding predicted protein, whose translation is MGPSGVITSDPTVTPNASPSQEPSLAPSDRPSMGPSGVITSDPTVTPNVSPSQEPSLAPSDRPSMGPS